The Belonocnema kinseyi isolate 2016_QV_RU_SX_M_011 chromosome 10, B_treatae_v1, whole genome shotgun sequence genome has a window encoding:
- the LOC117181445 gene encoding uncharacterized protein LOC117181445: protein MGPKLRLITAACCVVFILENSGVSAVRCFECNSHNDSRCAEKQPPEELRTDCATKKDGAKYTMCRKIVQIIEFSVNGLPPNTRVIRTCGYDESNYKGRCYQRGGFGGRQEVCSCLKDYCNAATPGAIPVSKFLMISCLLSSLIYAFTRN, encoded by the exons ATGGGACCGAAATTGCGGCTTATCACAGCAGCCTGCTGTGTTGTCTTCATCCTCGAAAACTCCG gaGTATCGGCTGTAAGATGTTTTGAATGTAACAGTCATAATGACAGCAGATGTGCAGAAAAACAACCTCCAGAGGAACTAAGAACCGATTGTGCAACAAAAAAGGATGGTGCCAAATACACCATGTGCAGAAAAATCGTCCAGATCATCGAATTCAGTGTTAATGGCT tGCCACCTAACACGAGGGTAATCCGTACATGTGGTTACGATGAATCAAATTATAAGGGTCGCTGCTACCAAAGGGGTGGCTTTGGTGGACGACAGGAAGTCTGCTCCTGTCTAAAAGACTACTGCAATGCTGCCACTCCTGGAGCCATTCCAGTCTCCAAATTTCTGATGATTTCCTGCCTACTGAGCAGTCTCATATACGCATTTACTCGAAATTAA